Proteins found in one Triticum urartu cultivar G1812 chromosome 4, Tu2.1, whole genome shotgun sequence genomic segment:
- the LOC125551650 gene encoding E3 ubiquitin-protein ligase At3g02290-like isoform X2 has protein sequence MGAFCSCLQADYSDRHGNQTSGAFRNCMCLRCFTQQLINAYTVLFRVGTVHSVSQAIEATPLDSSESSFDTYRSPPRPLPYDDPRFSPPLRDWFASRQDPSSHSPEESEPLRPNHDEEIETMSSVDKPSKTNYDTKMKRSSSAYGDKLSRKESGNYFTYFSPSTEDEDVCPTCLEDYTSENPRIVMQCSHHFHLGCIYEWMERSEACPVCGKKMEFNETT, from the exons ATGGGAGCTTTCTGCTCGTGTTTGCAAGCCGATTACTCCGACCGCCATGGCAACCAGACTTCTGGTGCGTTTAGGAACTGCATGTGCCTCAGGTGTTTTACCCAGCAGCTGATCAACGCT TACACTGTTCTATTCCGAGTTGGAACGGTCCACTCTGTTTCTCAAGCTATAGAAGCCACCCCGCTTGATTCATCTGAAAGTTCATTCGATACATATCGTTCACCTCCAAGACCACTGCCATATGATGATCCTAGATTCTCCCCTCCTCTGCGTGACTGGTTTGCATCAAGGCAGGATCCTTCAAGCCATTCACCAGAGGAATCAGAACCACTCAGACCAAATCATGATGAGGAAATAGAAACGATGAGTTCAGTCGACAAGCCAAGTAAAACAAACTATGACACAAAAATGAAAAGAAGCAGCTCTGCTTACGGAGATAAGTTGTCCCGAAAGGAATCTGGAAATTATTTCACCTACTTTTCTCCATCTACTGAAGATGAAGATGTCTGTCCAACATGTCTTGAAG ATTATACTTCGGAGAATCCTAGGATAGTAATGCAGTGCTCACATCACTTCCACCTTGGCTGTATCTATGAGTGGATGGAAAGAAGTGAGGCATGCCCTGTTTGTGGAAAG
- the LOC125551650 gene encoding E3 ubiquitin-protein ligase At3g02290-like isoform X1, translating into MGAFCSCLQADYSDRHGNQTSGAFRNCMCLRCFTQQLINAYTVLFRVGTVHSVSQAIEATPLDSSESSFDTYRSPPRPLPYDDPRFSPPLRDWFASRQDPSSHSPEESEPLRPNHDEEIETMSSVDKPSKTNYDTKMKRSSSAYGDKLSRKESGNYFTYFSPSTEDEDVCPTCLEDYTSENPRIVMQCSHHFHLGCIYEWMERSEACPVCGKVPHVEPESSCIATTLILGSAIS; encoded by the exons ATGGGAGCTTTCTGCTCGTGTTTGCAAGCCGATTACTCCGACCGCCATGGCAACCAGACTTCTGGTGCGTTTAGGAACTGCATGTGCCTCAGGTGTTTTACCCAGCAGCTGATCAACGCT TACACTGTTCTATTCCGAGTTGGAACGGTCCACTCTGTTTCTCAAGCTATAGAAGCCACCCCGCTTGATTCATCTGAAAGTTCATTCGATACATATCGTTCACCTCCAAGACCACTGCCATATGATGATCCTAGATTCTCCCCTCCTCTGCGTGACTGGTTTGCATCAAGGCAGGATCCTTCAAGCCATTCACCAGAGGAATCAGAACCACTCAGACCAAATCATGATGAGGAAATAGAAACGATGAGTTCAGTCGACAAGCCAAGTAAAACAAACTATGACACAAAAATGAAAAGAAGCAGCTCTGCTTACGGAGATAAGTTGTCCCGAAAGGAATCTGGAAATTATTTCACCTACTTTTCTCCATCTACTGAAGATGAAGATGTCTGTCCAACATGTCTTGAAG ATTATACTTCGGAGAATCCTAGGATAGTAATGCAGTGCTCACATCACTTCCACCTTGGCTGTATCTATGAGTGGATGGAAAGAAGTGAGGCATGCCCTGTTTGTGGAAAG